From one Gemmobacter sp. genomic stretch:
- a CDS encoding DUF5928 domain-containing protein, which yields MARIAYILLCHKDPAGIIAQAERLTAAGDYMAIHFDANAKKADYDRIRAALADNPSVVFTRKRIRCGWGEWSLVEATLQAVRAAVATFPRATHFYMLSGDCMCIKSADYAHDFLDRDDVDYIESFDFFGSDWIKTGIKEDRLIYRHWFNERRHKTWFYRSLDWQRKLGLSRKIPEDLEMMIGSQWWCLRRRTVEWLLDFCDRRRDVMRFFRTTWIPDETFFQTLVRHLVPEQQIRTRPLTFLMFTDYGMPVTFYNDHYDLLLAQDYLFARKISPGAAELKTRLGDLYTASSKRFEISNEGRSLFHFLTGRGRIGRRFAPRFWETGTSLGRERTLMIVTCKKWHVAKRLVDRIGAETGIPVVHYLFNESGCALPDMGGIQTTLEKRTRHRRALVRMLFDIRQADRLIICIDPTNVDLIHDFYADKSNVRLLDIDCRFTDDYLLGHARRVGLASDRTPQDVLDRLLPTIRYDIRFESDRLRDADFADFHRIRESATAEENALPLARFLGIPADRARVIAASDNLFRD from the coding sequence ATGGCAAGAATCGCGTATATCCTGCTGTGCCACAAGGATCCCGCCGGGATCATCGCCCAGGCAGAACGGTTGACCGCCGCCGGCGACTACATGGCCATCCATTTCGATGCCAACGCGAAGAAGGCCGATTACGACCGCATCCGCGCCGCGCTTGCCGACAACCCGTCGGTGGTTTTCACCCGGAAGCGCATCCGCTGCGGCTGGGGCGAATGGTCGCTGGTCGAGGCGACGTTGCAGGCCGTCCGCGCCGCCGTGGCCACCTTTCCGCGCGCAACGCATTTCTACATGCTGTCAGGCGACTGCATGTGCATCAAATCCGCCGACTACGCGCATGACTTTCTGGACCGCGACGATGTGGACTATATCGAAAGCTTCGATTTCTTCGGATCCGACTGGATCAAGACCGGGATCAAGGAAGACCGGCTGATCTATCGCCACTGGTTCAACGAACGCCGGCACAAGACGTGGTTCTACCGCTCGCTCGACTGGCAGCGCAAACTGGGGCTGTCCCGCAAGATCCCCGAAGATCTGGAAATGATGATCGGCAGCCAATGGTGGTGCCTGCGCCGGCGCACCGTGGAATGGCTGCTGGACTTCTGCGACCGCCGCCGCGACGTGATGCGGTTCTTCCGCACCACCTGGATCCCGGACGAGACGTTCTTCCAGACCCTGGTGCGCCACCTGGTGCCCGAACAGCAGATCCGCACCCGGCCGCTGACCTTCCTGATGTTCACCGATTACGGCATGCCGGTGACCTTCTACAACGATCATTACGACCTGCTGCTGGCACAGGATTACCTGTTCGCCCGCAAGATCTCGCCCGGCGCGGCGGAACTCAAGACCCGGCTGGGCGATCTGTACACCGCCAGCAGCAAGCGGTTCGAGATCTCGAACGAAGGGCGCAGCCTGTTCCATTTCCTCACCGGGCGCGGCCGTATCGGCCGACGCTTTGCGCCCCGCTTCTGGGAAACCGGCACCAGCCTGGGGCGCGAACGCACGCTGATGATCGTGACCTGCAAGAAATGGCATGTCGCCAAGCGGCTGGTCGACCGGATCGGGGCGGAAACCGGGATCCCGGTGGTGCATTACCTGTTCAACGAATCCGGCTGCGCCCTGCCCGACATGGGCGGCATCCAGACCACGCTGGAAAAGCGCACCCGCCACCGCCGCGCCCTGGTGCGCATGCTGTTCGACATCCGGCAGGCCGACCGGCTGATCATCTGCATCGACCCCACGAATGTCGACCTGATCCACGATTTCTACGCCGACAAGTCGAACGTCCGCCTGCTGGATATCGACTGCCGGTTCACCGACGATTACCTGCTGGGCCATGCCCGCCGGGTGGGCCTGGCCAGCGACCGCACGCCGCAGGACGTGCTGGACCGGCTGCTGCCGACCATCCGCTACGACATCCGCTTCGAATCCGACCGGCTGCGCGATGCCGATTTCGCCGATTTCCACCGCATCCGCGAAAGCGCCACGGCCGAGGAGAATGCCTTGCCGCTGGCGCGCTTCCTTGGCATTCCGGCCGACAGGGCGCGCGTGATCGCGGCATCCGACAATCTGTTCAGGGACTGA
- a CDS encoding histidine triad nucleotide-binding protein, which translates to MAYAYDTTNIFARILRGEIPCKTVMETEHTLAFHDIAPQAPVHVLVIPKGAYVNADHFALEASDAEIADYTRTIGKICQELGLRPGEGGHGYRLIANTGEAGVQEVPHLHVHILGGRVLGRMLQKA; encoded by the coding sequence ATGGCCTATGCCTATGATACCACCAACATCTTCGCCCGCATCCTGCGCGGCGAAATCCCCTGCAAGACGGTGATGGAAACCGAACATACCCTCGCCTTCCACGATATCGCCCCGCAGGCCCCGGTGCATGTGCTGGTGATCCCCAAGGGCGCCTATGTGAACGCCGACCATTTCGCGCTGGAGGCATCGGACGCCGAAATCGCCGATTACACCCGCACCATCGGGAAAATCTGCCAGGAACTGGGCCTGCGTCCCGGCGAAGGCGGCCACGGCTACCGCCTGATCGCCAACACCGGCGAGGCTGGCGTGCAAGAGGTGCCGCACCTGCATGTCCATATCCTGGGCGGCCGCGTGCTGGGGCGGATGCTGCAAAAGGCCTGA
- the sfsA gene encoding DNA/RNA nuclease SfsA, whose amino-acid sequence MRFPTPLFASQLNLRYKRFLADMQMPDGTVVTAHCPNPGAMTGLADPGMRCWLARARPGGKLDWGWKLVELPGGMAVIDTGIANRVVAEALEARGVPGLPAYDTIRPEARLDSESRIDFRLEGADGPVWVEVKSVTLARNGWAEFPDTRTARGARHLRALTAAVQRGERAAMVYLLARDDCDRIRIAADIDPAYAEAFDQARAAGVAMLGLSCRITPEEVVAGAPVEVG is encoded by the coding sequence CGCGTCTCAGTTGAATCTGCGCTACAAGCGCTTTCTGGCGGATATGCAGATGCCGGATGGCACTGTCGTGACAGCGCATTGCCCCAATCCCGGGGCAATGACCGGATTGGCCGATCCCGGCATGCGCTGCTGGCTGGCGCGGGCCCGGCCGGGGGGCAAGCTGGACTGGGGCTGGAAGCTGGTGGAATTGCCCGGCGGCATGGCGGTGATCGACACCGGAATTGCCAACCGCGTGGTGGCCGAGGCGCTGGAGGCGCGCGGCGTTCCGGGCCTGCCCGCCTATGACACGATCCGCCCCGAGGCGCGGCTGGACAGCGAGAGCCGCATCGACTTTCGGCTGGAGGGCGCCGACGGGCCGGTCTGGGTCGAGGTGAAAAGCGTGACGCTGGCACGGAACGGCTGGGCGGAATTCCCCGATACCCGCACGGCCCGCGGCGCCCGCCACCTGCGGGCCCTGACGGCGGCGGTGCAGCGCGGCGAACGGGCGGCGATGGTCTATCTGCTGGCCCGCGACGATTGCGACCGCATCCGCATCGCCGCCGATATCGACCCGGCCTATGCCGAGGCCTTTGACCAGGCGCGGGCGGCGGGCGTGGCGATGCTGGGCCTGTCGTGCCGGATCACCCCCGAGGAGGTGGTGGCCGGCGCGCCGGTGGAGGTGGGGTAG